In Xyrauchen texanus isolate HMW12.3.18 chromosome 32, RBS_HiC_50CHRs, whole genome shotgun sequence, the following proteins share a genomic window:
- the LOC127626028 gene encoding dysbindin-like: MSSKGTNFHNKRLPSEKAHTQRVPDTESTQHMRLRERQRFFEEVFQHDVDVYLSSAHLQIDYKRPPLGSISSMEVNVDMLEQMDISDHEVLDVFFSASGEEGALASPLPALGHNDVEEGGLQREGVSSRVPDACDVKSRLLSTSSNSTCDSQTSNEDRSNTPVIQSDDEDVHEDGLLRTGTPTANEQSALLL; encoded by the exons CGGAGAAAGCGCATACACAGAGAGTCCCAGACACGGAGTCAACCCAGCATATGAGGCTGAGAGAGAGACAGCGCTTCTTTGAGGAGGTGTTTCAACATGATGTAGATGTCTACCTATCTTCTGCACACCTGCAGATAGACTATAAGAGAC CTCCGTTAGGAAGCATCTCTTCAATGGAGGTAAACGTGGATATGCTAGAGCAGATGGACATCTCTGATCATGAGGTTTTGGATGTCTTCTTTAGTGCCAGTGGCGAGGAAGGAGCACTGGCTTCTCCCCTACCAG CTCTTGGACACAATGACGTTGAAGAGGGTGGATTGCAGAGAGAAGGCGTGTCCTCAAGAGTTCCTGATGCTTGTGATGTTAAATCACGTCTGTTGTCCACTTCCTCCAACTCCACCTGTGACAGCCAGACATCCAATGAGGACAGATCAAACACTCCTGTCATCCAGTCAGATGATGAAGATGTGCATGAAGATGGCCTGTTGCGAACAGGGACGCCCACAGCCAATGAACAGTCTGCCCTCTTATTATAA